One Arachis hypogaea cultivar Tifrunner chromosome 2, arahy.Tifrunner.gnm2.J5K5, whole genome shotgun sequence genomic window, CGATGCAAGGTAGAGGATAAGCATCTTTAGGGCAAGCCTTATTTAAATCcgtaaagtcgacgcacatgcgccatttacttgaagtttttcttaccattaccacgttCGAAAGCCATGTGGTGAATCTGATCTCTTTGATAAAGTTTGATTTAAGAAGTTTTTCGGTTTCTTCCAGTGCCGCTTTTGATTTTTTCGACCCGAGGTTCCTCTTCTTCTGAGCTATAGGTCGGCTTGTCTTGTTGGTGGCGAGTTGGTGACAGATAATGTTCggatctatccctggcatgtctgTTGGGGTCCAGGCGAATAGATCAGCATTGCTTTGTAGCACTTTTATAAGTTTCGATCTTTCTTTTCCTTGTAGTGCTTGGCCGATGTATGTGACTTGTCCGGGCTTTGTTGTCAGTGAGACTTCTTGGAGTTCGTCTGCTGGTTCGGGTCTTTCTCGGGTGTCCTCGCGGGGGTTTAGGTCGGCTAAGGATAGTACCTCAGTTGTGTTGTGGATGGCTTTGACATCTTGTTGTTCTATTCTCGGGGTCAACTTTTTTAAGCTTGCGTTGTAGCACTGTCGGGCTTGTTGGCGGTCTGAGTGAAGTGTCGCTATTGTTCCGTCATGTGCTTGAAATTTTACACATAGGTGAAAGGTTGAAAGTACTGCCCTGAATATGTTCAGAGCAGGTCTTCCAAGTATGATGTTATAAGGACTAGGACAGTCAACTATCAAATATTGTATGTCGATGTTGCGTGATGATGGGTGGTTCCCTATCACTGTCTTCAACCATATGTAACCTTTAATCGGTACCCTTTCGCTGGAGAATCCGACTAATTCTCTGGAAGAGGGTTGTACAAGTCTTTCGGATATTATCATTTTCAAAAAAGTAGTATAAAACAAGACATCGGCACTACTACCTGGGTCCAGAAGGACATTTCTTACCAATAACTCGCCTGTTTGGATGGAAATTACCACTGGATCGTTTGAGTGTGGCGCGGCCGAGCATATGTCTGCTTGGTTGAAAGTGATCTCAAGATCGTCTACTTCTTTGTTACTTTGTGGAGTTGTTCCTTCGATTGCTAGCATTGTGCGGTAGCTTCACTTTCGTGCCGAGGCTATTTCTCCGCCACATGCGAATCCTCCAGATATGCAATTGATGACTCCTTTTGGAGGAGTGTTGTTCAACCATTTGTTGTCTTCTTTGTTTCTCGGGGTTTGTTATGTTCATCTCGGTCCGTTCGATTTTCTTTATGCTTTCTGCCTTCGATGTATTTATCCAGGAGTTCTTGTCGGGCTAGCCTTTCTAGCAAGTCTTTTGCTATAATGCACTCGTCGGTTGTGTGACCATATTTCTGATGGAAAGCGTAATGCTTGGTCTTGTCCACAAATCGCTGGTCTTGGTAGTTTCCTGCCTTGACAGGAGGTTTTATGATTTTGGCGTTGAGTATTTCCTTGATGATTCTTTCTCTCTTTGTGTTGAACCTGGTGTAGTTGTCAAACTTTGGGGTAAGCTTAAACGTCTTTCTGGGATCTTTGTAGTCTGCCGACCTGATTGTTCGGCTCTCTTCCTTTTTGGGTTGCCTTCTATCTGCTTTTTCGGCCTCGCAGAGTTCTTCAATCTCCATTTGCCCGGCGGCCCTTTCTCGAAATTCTTCCAAGGTTTTCGGTTTTGTGACGGTAATTGTTTCTCTGAATTTTCTGGGCTTGAGGCTAGCTTTTATGGCGTGAAGATGGACAGCGGGATCTAGATCGGGTATCTCCATTGTTGCATCTGCGAATCTGGTTAAGTAGTCCTTTAAGCTTTCTTGGGGACCTTGGCAGATAGTGCCGAGGTAATCTGATCCGTGCACATAAATCCGTGCTGCCGCAAAGTAGTCTATGAAGGATCTTGCCAATTCCTCGAAGGAAGAAATTGATCCTTCAGGCAGTTTCGAAAACCAAAGGAGGGCTGTGCCGTCGAGGTAAGTGGGGAAGGCCCTGCAAAGAACAGGTTCATTGTTAGGTCCATTAAACATCATAGACTGAAATTTCTTAATGTGAGCCCGGAGGTCACCAATCCCCTTATATAGCTCGAGTGAGGAAGGTAATGTAAAATGTTTTGGCATTTGGTAATTGGTAATCTCCTCAGAAAAAAGGTTGTCCAAGGTCAGTTTCTCCTTTGGTGGGTCGACGCTCAACATGTTCGTGTTGCCTTTCCCTTTGCATCCACTGTCCTCCTGCTTGTTGATGTTATTCTGGATGGATAATTCGGAAAGTCTTTTCACCTCTGCCTGTAATTCAGTCATCTGGGCCATGAATTCAGCTTGAGTGGGTTGAAAAACTCCGTTGTCAGCCATGGATAGAAATTGAGAAATCCTGCGTAGAAGGAAAAAACAAAGTAATATGTGGTTAAACAAGAATGGGGTTAGTGTAACTTTCGGGCCCACGGGGGCGCCAAATATTCCGTTCTGGTAGTGCCGAGGTCAGTGACTCTTGTTCGAGCACCTAGATTCTCAACCGAGCAATGCGTCGTCCAGATGTCACTATGCGGTTATGACCTCAGCTTTCTGAAACACGGcggcgggagcacctgcaaaagggactctggtgcatgaaattgtgatcatcaatggtgccatcaacatggtatgctcaattgcaatctcaactctttatcacaacttcgcacaactaaccagcaagtgcactgggtcgtccaagtaataaaccttacgcgagtaagggtcgatcccacggagattgttggtatgaagcaagctatggtcatcttgtaaatctcagtcaggcggattcaaatggttatggaggattaatgattaaaagataaataaaacataaaataaagatagagatacttatgtaattcattggtgagaatttcagataagcgtttggagatgctttgtcccttctatctctctgttttcctactgtcttcatccaatccttcttactcctttccatggcaagctgtatattgggcatcaccgttgtcaatggctacagttccgtcttctcaatgaaaatgttcaacgcgctttgtcacagcatggctattcatctgtcggttctcgatcatgtcggaatagaatccagtgattcttttgcgtctatcactaacgccccacaattacgagtttgaagctcgtcacagtcattcaatccctgaatcctactcagaataccacagacaaggttcagaccttccggattctcaagaatggccgccaatggattctagcttataccacgaagattctgattaaggaatccaagagatatccactcaatctaaggtagaacgaaggtggttgtcaggcacacgttcataggtgagaatgatgatgagtgtcacggatcatcacattcatcaagttgaggaacaagtgatatcttagaacaagaataagctgaattgaatagaagaacaatagtaattgcattaatactcaaggtacagcagagctccacaccttaatcaatggtgtgtagaaactctaccgttgaaaatacataataacaaggtctaggcatggccgaatggcccgCCTCccaaaagagggttcaatcataaaaacatgatcaaaagacgatccgaagattgaaagatcccccggatacaatagcaaaaggtcctctttatagagaactagtagcctagggtttacagaaatgagtaaatgacgtaaaaatccactttcgggcccacttggtgtgtgcttgggctgagcattgaagcttccatgtgtagagacttttcttggagttaaaagccagcttttgtgctagtttgggcgtttaactcccacttttgtgccagttccagcgtttatcgccgggaattctgaagctgacttggaacgcctgtttgcgCCATCAAATcgtgggaaaagtatggactattatatattgatggaaagccctggatgtctactttccaacgcaattaagagcgtgccaattgggcttctttagctccagaaaattcactttgagtgcagagaggtcagaatccaacagcatctgcagccctttccagcctctgaataagatttttgctcaggtccctcaatttcagccagaaaatacctgaaatcacagaaaaatacacaaactcatagtaaagtccagaaaagtgaatttgaaataaaaactaataaaaatataataaaaactaactaaaacatactaaaagcatactaaaaacaatgccaaaaagcgtataaattatccgctcatcacaacaccaaacttaaattgttgcttgtccccaagcaactgaaaatcaaataggataaaaagaagagaatatacaatgaattccaaaaacatctatgaagatcagtattaattagatgagcggggcttttagctttttgcctctgaacagttttggcatctcactttatcctttgaagttcagaatgattggcttctataggaactcagaatccggatagtgttattgattctcctagttaagtatgatgattcttgaacactgctactttatgagtcttggccgtggcccaaagcactctgttttccagtattaccacgggatacatccatgccacagacacataactgggtgaaccttttcatattgtgactcagctttgctagagtccccaattagaggtgtccagggttcttaagcacactttttttgcttcggatcacgactttaaccgctcagtctcaagttttcacttgacaccttcacgccacaagcacatggttagagacaacttggtttagccgcttaggccaggatgttattcctgtaggccctcctatccactgttgctcaaagccttggatcctttttattatccttgccttttggtttaaagggctattggctttttctgcttgctcttttttttttgaattcactgttttttcttgcttcaagaatcatttttatgatttttcagatcctcagtaacatgtctcctttttcatcattctttcaagagccaacaattttgacattcatgaacaacaaattcaaaagacatatgcactgttcaagcatacattcagaaatcaaaagtattgccaccacatcaaaataattaatatgttataaaatttgaaattcatgcaattcttctctttttcaattaagaacatttttcatttaagaaaggtgatggattcataggacatttataactttaaggcatagacactaagacactaatgatcataagacacaaacataaataaaacataaagcataactttcgaaaaacagaaaaataaagaacaaggagattaaagaacgggtccaccttagtgatggcggcttgttcttcctcttgaagatcttatggagtgcttgagctcctcaatgtctcttctttgcctttgttgctcctctctcatgattcttttatcttctctaatttcatggaggagggtggaatgttcttggtgctccacccttagttgtcccatgttggaactcaattctcctagggaggtgttgatttgctcccaatagttttatggagcaaagtgcatcctttgaggcatctcagggatttcatgatgaggaatttcctcatgtccatgagtgggatctcttgtttgctccatcctcttcttagtgatgggcttgtcctcatcaatgaggatgtctccctctatgttaattccaactgaattacagaagtgacaaatgagatgagggaaggctaaccttaccaaggtagaggacttgtctgccaccttataaagttcttgggatataacctcatgaacttctacttcctctccaatcatgatgctatgaatcatgatagcccggtctatagtagcttcggaccggttgctagtgggaatgattgagcgttggataaactccaatcatcccctagccacgggcttgaggtcatgccttctcagttgaaccagcttccctcttgaatctctcttccattgagcaccctcttcacaaatgtctttgaggacttggtccaacctttgatcaaagttgacccttctagtgtaggggtgttcatctccttgcatcatgggcaagttgaatgccaaccttacattttccagactaaaatctaagcatttcccccgaaccattgtaagctaattctttgggtccgggttcacactttgatcatggttattggtgatccatgcattggcatagaactcttgaactattaagattccgacttgttgaatggggttggtaagaacttcccaacctcttcttcagatctcatgtcggatctccggatattcactctttttgagtttaaaagggaccttggggatcaccttcttcaaggccacaacttcatagaagtggtattgatgcacccttgagatgaatctctccatctcccatgactcggaggttgaagcttttgccttccctttcctctttctagaggtttctccggccttggatgccataaatggttatggaaaaacaaaaagcattgcttttaccacacaaaacttaaaaggtttgctcatcctcgagcaaaagaagaaagaagagagtagaagaagaagaaatgaaggagatggagggggcttttgtGGTTCGGatgagggggagaagtagtgtttaggttgtgtaaaaatgaaggagtgaagaagagtttatataggggtggagagaggggtagtgttcggccattatgggtgggtttgggaggaaaaatggtttgaatttggatggtggggtaagtggggttttatgaaggatggatgtgagtggtgaaaagaatggtgggatttgataggtgagggtttttttttgggaaagaggtattgaggtgattggtgaatgggtgaagaagagagagagtggtggggtaggtggggatcctgtggggtccacagatcctgaggtgtcaaggatagctcatccctgcaccaagtggcgtgcaaaacgccctttctgtcaatcctggcattaaacaccgggctgctgcccttttctggcattaaacgccagtctggtgcccctttctaatgttaaacgccagtctggtgcccctttctagcgttaaacgcccaaaacggtgccagactgggcgttaaacgcccatttgctgcccttactggcgtttaaacgccatcaagcttttcctccagggtgtgctgtttttctttctgtttttcattctgtttttattttttcaattgtttttgtgacttcacatgatcatcaacctatagaaaacataaaataacaatggaaaatagataaatataacattgggttgcctcccaacaagtgcttctttaatgtcagtagcttgacagtgggccctcatggagcctcacagatgttcagagtaatgttggaacctcccaacaccaaacttagagtttgaatgtgggggttcaacaccaaacttagaatttggttgtggcctcccaacaccaaacttagagtttggctgtgggggctctgtttgactctgttttgagagaagctcttcatgcttcctctccatggttacagcgggatatccttgagccttaaacacaaaggattcttcattcacttgaatgatcaattttcctctgtcaacatcaatcacagcctttgctgtggctaggaagggtctgtcaaggatgatggattcatcaatgcacttcccagtctctaggactatgaaatcagcagggatataatggtcttcaatctttaccagaacatcctctacaagtccataagcttgttttcttgaattgtctgccatctctagtaagattcttgcagcttgtacctcaaagatccctagcttctccattacagagagaggcatgaggtttatgcttgaccctatgtcacacagagccttctcgaaggtcatagtgcctaatgtacaaggtattgagaacttcccagggtcctgtctcttttgaggtaatctctgcctagtcaagtcatccagttctttggtgagcaaagggggttcgtcctcccaagtctcattaccaaataacttgtcatttagcttcatgattgctccaaggtacttagcaacttgctcttcagtgacatcttcgtcctcttcagaggaagaatactcatcagagctcatgaatggcagaagtaaatccaatggaatctctatggtctcagtgtgagcctcagatttctatggttcctcattagagaactcattggaggccaatggacgtccattgaggtcttcctcagtggtgctcactgcctctttctcctctccaaattcggccatgttgatggccttacactctccttttggattctcttctgtattgcttggaagagtactaggagggagttcagtaactttcttactcagctgacccacttgtgcctccaagtttctaatggaggaccttgtttcagtcatgaaactttgagtggttttgattagatcagagaccatggttgctaagtcagagtggctctgcttagaattctctgtctgttgctgagaagatgatggaaaaggcttgccattgctaaacttgtttcttccaccattattgttgttgaaaccttgttgaggtctctgttgatccttccatgagagatttggatgatttctccatgaaggattataggtgttttcatagggttctcccatgtaattcacctcttccattgatgggttctcaggatcataagcttcttctttagatgaagcgtccttagtactgcctggtgcagcttgcattccagacaaactttgagaaatcatattgacttgctgagtcaatattttgttatgaggcaatatggcattcagagtatcaatctcaagaactcctttcttctgattcgtctcattgttcacaggattcctttcagaagtgtacatgaattggttatttgcaactatttcaatgagttcttgagcttctgcaggcgtcttcttcagataaagagatcctccagcagagctgtccagtgacatcttggacagttcagatagaccatcatagaagatacatatgatgctccattcagaaagcatgtcagaaggacactttctaatcaattatttgtatctttcccaagcttcatagagggattcaccttccttctgtctgaaggtttggacttccactctaagcttactcaatttttgaggtggaaaaaactttgctaagaaggcattgactagcttttcccaagagttcggGCTTTCTTtatgttgtgagtccaaccatatcatagctctgtctcttacaacaaaagggaatagcataagtttgtagacctcagggtcaaccccattggtcttaacagtgtcacagatttgcaagaattcagctaaaaactgatgaggatcttccaatggaagtccatggaacttgcaattctgttgtattagagaaactaattgaggcttaagctcaaagttgtttgctccaatggcagggatagagatgcttctcccatagaagtcgagagtaggtgcagtaaagtcacccagcaccttccttgcattgttggcattgttgttgttttcggctgccatgtcttcttcttgtttgaagatttctgttaggtcctctacagagagtagtgctttagcttctcttagctttcgcttcaaggtcctttcaggttcagggtcagcctcaacaagaatgcttttgtctttgctcctgctcatatgaaagagaagagaacaagaaaatatggaatcctctatttcacagtatagagattccttgagatgtcagaggaaaagaagaatagaaggaggaggtagaagaagaagaatttgaacttatcaagagagatagagttcgaattattGATAGTGGAGGaatgttagtccttaaatagaaggatgtgagaagaggggaagaattttcgaaaataaattaaaagattttgaagaaattttgaaaaattgaagaatgattttcgaaaattaaagttgggaaagaaataaagtgatttttgaaaaagattttgaaattagaaatcaaaaagattgaaaattatttggaaaaaggtgcgattaagaagatatgattgaagagttatggttttaaaaagatatgattgagaaacaatttaaaaagatttgaattttaaaattaatgacttggctaacaagaaatttaaaggatatgattcaaacattaaacctttcttaatagaaaaggcaacatacttgaaatgttgaatcaaatcattaattgtggGCAAGTATTTTTaagaatggaaagaaattgattttgaaaatatatgattgaaaagatatggtttgaaaaagatttgattttgaaaaattatgaaaacttgaaaaaaatttgaattaaaaacaaaatcttccctcttgtatcatcctggcgttaaacgcccagaatggtatccattctggcatttaacgcccagccaggtaccctggctggagtttaaacgccagttttccttcttcactgggcattttgaacgcccagctttttctgtgtagttcctctgctgcatgttctgaatcttcaattctctgtattattgacttgaaaagacacaaattaattttttttgaatttttaatgatgaggaataatcaaaatgaaactaagatcaaataaacaatgcatgcaaaacaccaaacttagaagtttgtatactattgacactaacaaattgagaatgcatatgagatacaacaaaacactcaagacaagagaatttaaagatcagagcaaggaaatcatcaagaacaacttgaagatcaatgaagaacataatgcatgtaattttcgaaaattagaagaataaagacatgcaattgacaccaaacttaaaattagacactagactcaaacaagaaacataaaaatatttttgattttaagattttataaatttttttgttcttttttgaaaattgagtggaaaagaaaaaacaagggttcaaaattcttaatgagaattccaggaatcatttcaatgctagtctaagactccggtctaggaattagacatggcttcacagccagccaagctttcagtgaaagctccgatccaaaacactagacatggccaatggccagccaagcttttgcagatcattgctcacaacagcaaaactgatagaaatcaacaaactcttgtgatgataagttaaaACCTTGGTCCagaagattagacatggcttcacagccagccatacttcaacaaatcatcatgaaactctagaatccattcttaaaaactctgaagaataaaatagaaatatttttttgtatttttgaaaaattttcgaaaagtaaaaagcttaaacataaaataaaattacctaatctaagcaacaagatgaaccgtcagttgtccaaactcaaacaatccctggcaacagcgccaaaaacttggtgcacgaaattgtgatcatcaatggcgccatcaacatggtacgctcaattgcaatctcaactctttatcacaacttcgcacaactaaccagcaagtgcattgggtcgtccaagtaataaaccttacgcgagtaagggtcgatcccacggagattgttggtatgaagcaagctatggtcatcttgtaaatctcagtcaggcggattcaaatggttatggaagattaatgattaaaagataaataaaacataaaataaagatagagatacttatgtaattcattgctgagaatttcagataagcgtatggagatgctttgtcccttccgtctctctactttcctactgtcttcatccaatcattcttactcctttccatggcaagctgtatgttgggcatcaccgttttcaatggctacagtcccgtcctctcagtgaaaatgttcaacacgctTTGTCagagcacggctattcatctgtcggttctcgatcatgtcggaatagaatccagtgattcttttgcgtctgtcactaacgccccacaatcgtgagtttgaacctcgtcacagtcattcaatccctgaatcctattcagaataccacagacaaggtttagaccttccggattctcaagaatggccgccaatggattctagcttataccacgaagattctgattaaggaatccaagagatatccactcaatctaaggtagaacagaggtggttgtcaggcacacgttcataggtgagaatgatgatgagtgtcacggattatcacattcatcaagttgaggaacaagtgatatcttagaacaagaataagctgaattgaatagaagaacaatagtaattgcattaatactcaaggtacagcagagctctacaccttaatctatggtgtgtagaaactctaccgttgaaaatacataagaacaaggtctaggcatggtcgaatggccagcctcccaaaagagggttcaatcataaaaacatgatcaaaagatgatctgaAGATTGAATGATCCCCcggatacaatagcaaaaggtcctatttaaagagaactagtagcctagggtttacagaaatgagtaaatgacgtaaaaatccacttccgggcccacttggtgtgtgcttgggctgagcattgaagcttccatgtgtagagacttttcttggagttaaacgccaacttttgtgccagtttgggcgtttaactcccacttttgtgccagttccggcatttaac contains:
- the LOC112723262 gene encoding uncharacterized protein, whose amino-acid sequence is MADNGVFQPTQAEFMAQMTELQAEVKRLSELSIQNNINKQEDSGCKGKGNTNMLSVDPPKEKLTLDNLFSEEITNYQMPKHFTLPSSLELYKGIGDLRAHIKKFQSMMFNGPNNEPVLCRAFPTYLDGTALLWFSKLPEGSISSFEELARSFIDYFAAARIYVHGSDYLGTICQGPQESLKDYLTRFADATMEIPDLDPAVHLHAIKASLKPRKFRETITVTKPKTLEEFRERAAGQMEIEELCEAEKADRRQPKKEESRTIRSADYKDPRKTFKLTPKFDNYTRFNTKRERIIKEILNAKIIKPPVKAGNYQDQRFVDKTKHYAFHQKYGHTTDECIIAKDLLERLARQELLDKYIEGRKHKENRTDRDEHNKPRETKKTTNG